The stretch of DNA CACTATAACATCAGTGCTAATACTATGTTTTAAATAGTACTGCCTAGCTAGAAAGTTTTAAATGTATAATTGTTCTCCAAACTGAGCATTTAATTTACTCTAAATTGTTAAAATATTTGTCCTTCAGAAGGATATTACTGTCAACAGACATACATTATTTAATTTGAAGAAAAAAAGACAGATGCAAAGAGAAActttactgccactactactaactTGATTCTACTACTTCCTTCATCTTCCCatccctgccccccccccctcttcccctctcgtCTATATACTTGCTCCCTTCCCTTCGTGCTTTTGTGTGAATAGTTAATGGTCCATGTCAGACTGAAAcagtcataagtttctttctgctGTGTGCAGGTTGTGTAGAAACTTAACTGAGATGTTTCACGTGTGGAACAGGCTTCTTAATCATTGACTGAGGAAGCTTCTACAAACAAAATCTCATTAAAGTTCCTCTCTGCAATTGTTTCCTTCTTCAGTTTGTCACCTTTGTGCCATAATTTAAATTAATTTTCATAGGATTGTACCACGATGACTGCTTACGTGAAACACCAGATGTAGCGGAAGCCTTGCGACGTTTGCCACAAAGTGTGATAGATGAACGTCACTACAGAATGCAACTTGCATTTCAGCTTTCAGTGACAAAAAGCATCCTACCCAAGGAGCAATGGATTAGTTATGAAGAGGTTGGTGTTCAGTGTTTCATCTTAAATTGGAGAACTGTTACAGCATACAGCCTTTTcccacttaatgatggagttccgttcctaagactccgttggtaaacaaattcgtcgctaagtgaggaacatactataatggtagtgggtttgtgttaatcatctttgatattgttttagtgtcacctttgcaccatttataacatttctgggatatttttaaatgtttatgcagtagtgtactgtatacatgtatttGAATAAACAGAGTAGAGGAAATGAAGTCTAATATACATTTAAGTATGCAtagtggtcagagagcccatcgtaagtctgggtcatcggtaaacgagtacgttgttaagtgaggagaggctgtattgttaTCCACTTCTGTCATAACTATTTGTTAATTTTTTGTCAAAATTTGTTAATTAAgttcaaacttttttttcttttttttttgagacaAGGTATTTGATTATTTGAAATAGGATGTTACAGTATCATGGCTGGAAAAATTCACCAAAAGCCTTATGATGTTTTGATCATTCCTGGACTAAAGTCACAATGGCCCAGAACAAACAAATAGAGCCCTTAGTGAGTAAAACGTATAAAAACTCTTTCTACAAGTACCTTTATAACCCCATTTCTTGGCTTACAGCTATATATCCACAGCACTTAATGTAACAATAAGGCTAACCATTCAAAATAGTCTTCTCTCCTTGCCATCTTTGAGGCCATTTTTATAAAATGGCCTCAAAGAAACAAAAAGTTTTTGGAACCTTCACAGCAGCCCATGCCAGGGATTTCATGGATAGTGAGATCTATATACCAATCTATTACATAGGGAGTAGGTCTGCATGAGAAAAGTTAACTTCGCTCCATAGATATGTTAAAATTATCAAATGATAGTTGAAATATAGAGGAAAAACCTGTTAATTATCCTCAAACTACTAGGTGCTCTCTTAACTATCATACATAGTGATTTAGTGAATGTTTTACAATATATTTTTCCACCTAACAATAAACCAGGTAGATGTAAGGACTGAATGGCTTATTTAAAAATGTATAAGATGATGGATATCTGATaaccagctttttttttttctaatttaacCACTTCACTGTCCAGTCCCTGAAATTAAAAATGCTCAGTGTCCATATTTAAAAAACAATTCTGATGGGAATGAGACCAAAAATACAAAATGTGGTGAAAAAAAACATAAGGCATTAGCAAGGTGCGAAATTAGTGGTCTGGGTGTAATTTACGCAGCAGCATATTTTGCCAGCAGTCCAAGGCTCAGTCGGACCAAATTATTagctattacagtggaccctcgaccaacaatattaatccgttcctgagggctcgtcgttagtcaaaattatcgttagtcgagttaattttccacataaataatggaaatcaaattaatccgtgcaagacacccaaaagtatgaaaaaaaaaattttaccacatgaaatattaagtttaatgcaatagaataattaaaataacaacaataacaatagattaataacaatagaataattgacacttacctttaatgaagatctggtgatgattgatggaatgggaggagggaagagtgtggatggtgttagtgtttagaaggggaatccccttccattagggcttgaggtgtcaagttgaagacattgtttttcctgaacactgggagtttcagagtgatacaccaatcaaggcttcactttgcaatcaccactagcattagcacacatcaccactagttgcaggcatttttttaattaaatcgtcatgcaacttcgtacccttttcacatatgatcgcttgagagatgctatctcctatttgctttttgtttatccacaccaataacagtctctcaacatcttctatcacttgcgatctcagtttcgaaaacatagttgtaCCTTTGGcaaaaacagcttccttgattgccgttttcttgcccacaatagtagcgatggttgattggggttttgtgtacaacttggccagctcggagacacgcactccactttcatacttagcaatgatctctttcttcatatccatagtaattctcaccctttttgctgtagggttggcactagaagctttcttggggcccatggtgacttattttgcaggtgcaatcactacaaacgctgtgataatgtgaaatgttccaattgtatgtttggatgggaccgcggtggctggctggctggcttgtaaacactggccacaagtggacgcgtctcggacagagcgaatcgcgttggtcgagttttttagcgctagtcgtgGCAAAATTtatgcgttaaaatgtatcgttagtcagatttaacgttagacgatgccagcgttggtcgagggttcactgtatacAAGTACAGTATACCTCACGTTCTATTCATTGAATATGAAATTGCCCAGTCAACTTTGAaaactaccctataaagtgcacCTAAGTTGGTAATTTTGGCcaatttttttcaaaaattaaaaaaaaaaaatattcaaaaagTCCAAAATAAACACCAGATATTCTAGGCGCTAAAATATTTCtgctgttcattaatcacatccctAGGCCTTCCATTTCGAATTCATCAGCACAAAAGAGTCTAGGATTTATGC from Cherax quadricarinatus isolate ZL_2023a chromosome 94, ASM3850222v1, whole genome shotgun sequence encodes:
- the LOC128700880 gene encoding cytochrome b-c1 complex subunit 7 isoform X2, translated to MAQLTNALKRYTFKASGFNQLGLYHDDCLRETPDVAEALRRLPQSVIDERHYRMQLAFQLSVTKSILPKEQWISYEEDREKGRYLQPYLAEVIKERKEREAWNKK